Proteins from a genomic interval of Ndongobacter massiliensis:
- a CDS encoding SigB/SigF/SigG family RNA polymerase sigma factor: MSRAEKKQRRERTRVLFQQLKETGDKRIRDQLITEYLYIAEILAKKYVNRGIEYDDLYQVASLALIYAVDRYDVSKGYEFSSFATPTIVGELKRHFRDKGWVIRVPRRIQELSKKANQARVVLTQQLQRQPTIGDIAEYLGISEEEVLESMEASKVYAPQSLDQSFESGTEERDMNLGDLVGAMDENFDQIDFEDLIARASADFNELEKKILYFRYYDKKTQTAIARELSISQMTVSRIEKKIIQKFRDELHITEADLAKKK, from the coding sequence ATGTCGAGGGCGGAAAAAAAACAACGCCGCGAACGGACCAGAGTCCTTTTTCAACAACTGAAAGAAACCGGAGATAAACGCATTCGCGATCAGTTGATCACGGAATATCTTTATATTGCGGAAATTCTTGCGAAAAAATATGTAAACCGAGGCATTGAGTACGACGATCTGTATCAGGTGGCCTCGCTGGCACTGATTTATGCGGTCGACCGCTATGATGTTTCCAAAGGCTACGAATTTTCCAGTTTTGCCACGCCAACCATTGTAGGGGAATTAAAGCGTCATTTTCGCGATAAGGGCTGGGTGATTCGCGTGCCGCGCCGCATTCAGGAATTATCGAAGAAAGCCAATCAAGCGCGCGTCGTGTTAACGCAACAGCTGCAACGCCAGCCGACCATCGGAGATATTGCGGAATATCTGGGGATTTCCGAAGAAGAAGTGTTGGAATCCATGGAGGCGTCCAAGGTGTATGCACCGCAATCGCTGGATCAGAGTTTTGAATCCGGTACGGAGGAGCGGGACATGAATCTGGGCGATCTGGTCGGCGCGATGGATGAAAATTTTGATCAGATTGATTTTGAGGATTTAATTGCACGTGCCTCTGCCGATTTTAACGAACTGGAAAAAAAGATCCTGTATTTTCGGTATTACGATAAAAAAACGCAGACCGCGATTGCCCGGGAGTTGTCGATTTCACAAATGACTGTTTCGCGGATTGAAAAGAAGATTATCCAGAAGTTTCGAGACGAGCTGCACATCACAGAGGCGGATCTCGCAAAGAAGAAGTAA
- a CDS encoding STAS domain-containing protein: protein MKFHSTCSESENRLNFSLQGDLDIISSPELKKSVTEAYQKKPADLYFDLQELEYLDSTGLGVLISLYKLIQEAGHSLHICHAKEHIRKLFAITELDQLFVMGA from the coding sequence ATGAAATTTCACAGTACTTGCAGCGAGTCGGAAAACCGTCTGAATTTTTCCCTTCAGGGGGACTTGGATATTATTTCTTCACCCGAATTGAAAAAGTCCGTCACCGAAGCCTATCAAAAAAAACCTGCCGATTTGTATTTTGATTTGCAGGAGTTGGAATATCTCGATTCCACCGGTCTCGGGGTACTGATCTCGCTCTATAAATTGATTCAGGAAGCAGGGCACAGTCTGCATATTTGCCATGCAAAGGAACATATCCGAAAATTATTTGCCATTACCGAGTTGGATCAGCTCTTTGTGATGGGGGCGTAG